A window of Cydia pomonella isolate Wapato2018A chromosome 22, ilCydPomo1, whole genome shotgun sequence contains these coding sequences:
- the LOC133529946 gene encoding DNA ligase 1 has translation MNCFNKLFLPCRLVATGANRFVSPSVRLLQWSKHNSLLFPSIDTLQVRTMAQKSIMSFFKITPKKDAEIKKEQAENDTSLEDAEMKEPSPVQNGKAKRSSKRQRLDSSRESQSPKKESPPTSVTKKKVKRQRIESSESESEPINSPEKSSAKSREASPVHSPVKEIKIEKTENVKTYQSPKSKKAKGKKEGKNENITKKVINKEKSPSPKSQSMKKEKSPLKENGKDKTSENKTKEVKKEVSVKKEKEGGLVPETEYDPTKSKYHPINDACWAPKQPVPYLALAKTLEAIEAISARLKIVEILSNYFRSVIVLTPEDLLPSVYLCLNQIAPAYHSLELGIAETYLMKAIGQCTGRTLAQMKAAAQKSGDLGAVAEQARSTQRTMFTPPPLKTRAVFNALKEIAGMTGQASVNKKIGKIQSLYVACRFSESRYLIRSLEGKLRIGLAEQSVLQALAQAAAATPPGSDVLDASQGLSAAEFKAIVDEQALIIKTTYCECPNYEMIIPVLLEHGVKALPQHCKLTPGIPLKPMLAHPTKGVHEVLNRFEGTRFTCEYKYDGERAQIHVPKTETEGKEVADLSKASIFSRNQENNTTKYPDILQRLPSLLKAEVTSCVLDCEAVAYDTVNKQILPFQILSTRKRKDASATDIKVQVCVFVFDLLYLNGRALVREPLEERRKLLRENFNEVEGEWQFATANDCSSMDEVQQFLDDAVKGSCEGLMVKTLEGEHARYDIARRSHNWLKLKKDYLEGVGDTIDVVVIGGYHGRGKRRGVYGGFLLACYDSSSEEYQALCKIGTGFSDEDLQTLTKTLEEHVIEAPRNYYRYDTSHAADAWFAPACVWEVRCADLSLSPAHRAAAGLVDPERGVSLRFPRFIRVRDDKTPEQATSAQQIAQMYLSQDQVKNSTSKPVNFDDFY, from the exons gACACATCTCTTGAAGATGCAGAAATGAAAGAACCATCGCCAGTCCAAAATGGAAAGGCTAAGCGGTCCTCGAAAAGGCAGAGGCTGGACAGCAGCAGGGAGTCCCAGTCACCTAAGAAGGAGAGTCCACCAACGTCTGTGACG aaaaaGAAGGTCAAAAGACAGCGAATAGAAAGCTCAGAAAGTGAATCTGAACCCATAAATTCACCTGAGAAATCATCAGCGAAGTCAAGAGAAGCTTCTCCAGTGCACTCCCCAGTGAAGGAGATAAAAATAGAGAAAACGGAGAATGTGAAGACTTACCAGTCACCGAAGAGTAAAAAGGCTAAAGGGAAGAAGGAGGGCAAAAATG aaaatattactaaaaaggtaataaataaagagaaatcGCCGTCGCCCAAGAGTCAGTCCATGAAAAAAGAGAAATCTCCTCTTAAAGAGAATGGAAAGGACAAAACTTCAGAGAATAAGACCAAAGAGGTCAAGAAGGAAGTTAGTGTTAAGAAGGAAAAAGAAGGTGGACTGGTTCCAG AAACAGAATACGACCCCACAAAGTCCAAATATCACCCAATCAACGACGCCTGTTGGGCGCCAAAGCAACCAGTTCCATACTTGGCCCTGGCCAAGACACTTGAAGCCATAGAAGCTATATCAGCACGACTCAAGATTGTAGAGATACTGAGTAATTATTTCAG GTCCGTGATAGTGTTGACTCCAGAAGATTTGCTGCCGAGTGTGTACCTTTGTCTGAATCAGATCGCGCCGGCATATCATAGCTTGGAACTTG GCATAGCAGAAACCTACCTAATGAAAGCCATCGGCCAGTGCACCGGCCGTACGCTGGCCCAGATGAAAGCAGCCGCTCAGAAAAGTGGAGACCTGGGCGCCGTGGCTGAACAGGCCAGATCTACACAGAGGACCATGTTTACACCGCCACCTCTTAAGACAAGGGCTGTCTTCAATGCTCTTAAAGAAATTGCTGGAATGACTG GACAAGCATCAGTGAATAAGAAAATAGGCAAAATTCAGTCGCTATACGTCGCCTGCCGCTTTTCGGAGTCCCGATATCTAATAcg ATCTTTAGAGGGGAAGCTGCGAATTGGTCTAGCAGAACagtcagtactacaagcgctcGCACAAGCAGCTGCCGCGACTCCACCTGGATCAGATGTTCTCGACGCGAGCCAGGGACTGTCGGCCGCGGAGTTCAAG GCTATTGTCGACGAGCAGGCCCTCATAATCAAAACCACCTACTGCGAGTGCCCGAACTACGAGATGATCATCCCAGTACTACTAGAGCACGGGGTGAAGGCACTCCCACAACACTGCAAGTTGACGCCGGGCATTCCGCTCAAACCTATGCTCGCACATCCTACTAAGGGAGTCCATGAGGTGCTTAATCG aTTCGAGGGCACGAGGTTCACCTGCGAGTACAAATATGACGGCGAGCGCGCTCAGATACACGTGCCGAAGACTGAAACTGAAGGGAAAGAGGTTGCAGACCTTAGTAAAGCATCTATCTTCAGTAGGAACCAGGAGAATAATACTAC GAAATACCCAGATATCCTTCAGCGGCTACCTTCACTCCTAAAAGCGGAGGTGACGAGCTGCGTGCTAGACTGCGAGGCCGTCGCCTACGACACGGTCAACAAGCAGATACTACCCTTCCAA ATCCTATCCACCCGTAAGCGCAAGGACGCCTCAGCCACCGACATCAAAGTGCAAGTGTGTGTGTTCGTGTTCGACCTGCTCTATCTAAACGGGCGCGCTCTGGTCAGGGAGCCGCTTGAAGAGAGGAGGAAATTGCTGAGAGAGAATTTCAATGAAGTCGAAG GTGAATGGCAATTCGCAACGGCCAATGACTGCAGTTCCATGGACGAAGTACAGCAGTTCTTGGATGATGCTGTCAAGGGCAGCTGCGAGGGGCTTATGGTAAAGACCCTGGAGGGGGAACACGCCAGATATGACATCGCCAGGAGAAGCCACAATTGGCTCAAG CTAAAGAAAGACTACCTAGAAGGTGTAGGCGATACAATCGACGTGGTCGTAATAGGCGGCTACCACGGCCGCGGCAAGCGGCGCGGCGTCTACGGAGGCTTCCTGCTGGCCTGCTACGACAGCAGCAGCGAGGAGTACCAGGCGCTGTGCAAGATCGGAACTGGCTTCTCGGACGAGGATCTGCAGACGCTCACGAAGACGCTGGAGGAACATGTTATTGAGGCGCCGAGGAATTATTATAG ATACGACACGTCTCACGCAGCGGATGCGTGGTTCGCGCCGGCCTGCGTGTGGGAGGTGCGCTGCGCCGACCTGTCGCTGTCGCCGGCGCACCGCGCGGCCGCCGGGCTCGTCGACCCCGAGAGGGGCGTGTCGCTGCGCTTCCCTAG ATTCATCCGCGTACGCGACGACAAGACCCCGGAGCAGGCGACGTCGGCGCAGCAGATCGCACAGATGTACCTCTCACAAGACCAAGTCAAGAATTCTACAAGCAAACCTGTCAATTTTGACGATTTTTACTAA